From Thermococcus celericrescens, a single genomic window includes:
- the rnhB gene encoding ribonuclease HII: MKLAGIDEAGRGPVIGPMAIAAVVVDERNVPTLEELGVKDSKKLTPKRRERLFDEIISLLDDYVVLELWPEEIDSREGTLNEFEVENFVKALNSLKVKPDVIYIDAADVKEARFGEDIGKRLDFKAEIIAEHKADDKFVPVSAASIIAKVTRDRAIEKLKEKYGEIGSGYPSDPRTRAFLENYYREHGEFPPIVRRSWKTLKKIEEKLKTEIETKKPPRKGQLSLEDFMKK, from the coding sequence TTGAAGCTCGCTGGAATCGACGAAGCCGGCAGGGGCCCCGTAATCGGCCCTATGGCCATAGCAGCGGTTGTTGTGGATGAAAGGAACGTTCCAACGCTCGAGGAGCTTGGGGTTAAGGATTCGAAGAAGCTCACCCCCAAGCGGCGTGAGAGGCTGTTCGATGAGATAATCTCTCTACTAGACGATTACGTGGTTCTGGAGCTTTGGCCGGAGGAGATAGACTCTCGCGAGGGAACTTTAAACGAGTTCGAGGTGGAGAACTTCGTTAAAGCCCTCAACTCGCTCAAGGTGAAGCCCGACGTGATATACATCGACGCCGCCGACGTGAAGGAGGCCCGCTTCGGCGAGGACATCGGGAAAAGGCTGGATTTTAAGGCGGAGATAATAGCGGAGCACAAGGCCGACGACAAGTTCGTGCCGGTCTCGGCGGCCTCGATAATAGCGAAGGTAACCCGCGACAGGGCGATAGAGAAGCTGAAGGAGAAGTACGGCGAGATTGGAAGCGGCTATCCCAGCGACCCGAGGACGAGGGCGTTCTTGGAGAACTACTACCGCGAGCACGGCGAGTTCCCGCCGATAGTCAGGCGGAGCTGGAAGACGCTGAAGAAGATCGAAGAGAAGCTGAAAACAGAGATAGAAACGAAGAAACCCCCGAGGAAAGGACAGCTCAGCCTTGAGGATTTTATGAAAAAGTAA